A genomic window from Rattus norvegicus strain BN/NHsdMcwi chromosome 9, GRCr8, whole genome shotgun sequence includes:
- the Enpp5 gene encoding ectonucleotide pyrophosphatase/phosphodiesterase family member 5 isoform X1 yields the protein MIPEFLVVSCTLAALCHSVPLSLQTEQQKVLVVSFDGFRWDYLYKVPTPHFHYVMKNGVHVKQVTNVFITKTYPNHYTLVTGLFAENHGIVANDMFDPVLNKSFSLEHMNIYDSKFWEEATPLWITNQRAGHASGAAMWPGTDVKIHESYPTHYLPYNESVSFEDRVAKIIEWFTAKDPINLGFLYWEEPDDTGHDVGPDSPLMGPVISDIDHKLGYLIKMLKKAKLWNNINLIVTSDHGMTQCSKERVIELDQYLDKEHYTLIDHSPVAAILPKEGKFNEVYDALANAHPNLTVYKKEEIPERWHYKHSDRVQPIVAVADEGWYILQNKSDEFLLGNHGYDNALAEMHPIFLAHGPAFRKNFTKEAMNSTDLYSLVCHLLNVTALPHNGSFRNVQDLLSSAAPKAIPYTQSTTLPLGSAKPGEYEQEESYPYYIGISLGSLIAIVFFVVLIKHLIRSQMHTLQYMQVEVAQPLLQA from the exons ATGATTCCAGAGTTTCTCGTGGTGTCTTGCACATTGGCTGCTCTGTGCCATTCAGTTCCCCTCTCTCTGCAGACAGAACAGCAGAAGGTTCTGGTAGTTTCTTTTGATGGATTCCGCTGGGATTACTTATATAAAGTTCCAACCCCTCACTTCCATTATGTCATGAAAAACGGTGTCCATGTGAAGCAAGTCACTAATGTTTTTATCACAAAGACCTACCCTAACCATTACACTTTGGTCACTGGTCTCTTTGCAGAGAATCATGGGATTGTTGCAAATGACATGTTCGATCCTGTTCTGAACAAGTCTTTCTCCTTGGAGCACATGAATATTTATGATTCTAAGTTTTGGGAAGAAGCCACACCACTGTGGATCACAAACCAGAGGGCAGGGCACGCTAGTGGTGCGGCCATGTGGCCTGGAACAGACGTCAAGATTCACGAGAGTTACCCTACCCACTATCTACCGTACAATGAGTCTGTTTCCTTTGAGGACAGAGTTGCTAAAATCATTGAATGGTTTACAGCCAAAGACCCCATCAATCTCGGTTTTCTCTATTGGGAAGAGCCGGATGACACGGGCCACGATGTGGGACCTGACAGTCCCCTCATGGGGCCTGTTATTTCTGATATTGACCACAAGTTAGGGTATCTGATAAAGATGCTGAAAAAGGCAAAGTTGTGGAATAATATTAACCTCATCGTCACAAGCGACCACGGGATGACCCAGTGCTCTAAGGAAAGGGTGATAGAACTTGATCAATACCTGGACAAAGAGCACTACACCCTGATTGATCACTCACCTGTAGCTGCCATCCTGCCAAAAGAAG gTAAATTTAATGAAGTCTATGATGCGCTGGCCAATGCCCATCCTAATCTAACGGTCTACAAAAAGGAAGAGATACCCGAAAGATGGCATTACAAACACAGTGACCGAGTTCAACCGATCGTAGCGGTGGCTGACGAAGGGTGGTATATTTTGCAGAATAAGTCAGATGAATTCCTGT TAGGCAACCATGGTTATGATAATGCCTTAGCAGAAATGCATCCAATATTTTTAGCCCACGGTCCTGCCTTCAGAAAGAATTTCACAAAAGAAGCCATGAACTCCACAGATCTGTACTCACTGGTCTGCCATCTCCTCAATGTCACCGCCCTGCCACACAATGGATCATTCAGGAATGTCCAGGATCTTCTCAGTTCAGCAGCTCCAAAAGCAATTCCTTACACACAGAGCACCACGCTCCCCCTTGGCAGTGCCAAGCCAGGAGAGTATGAGCAAGAGGAGTCGTACCCTTATTACATAGGCATCTCTCTTGGCAGCCTTATAGCTATTGTTTTCTTCGTAGTTCTCATTAAGCATTTAATACGCAGTCAAATGCACACCTTACAGTATATGCAGGTCGAAGTCGCTCAACCGTTACTCCAAGCTTAG